Proteins from a genomic interval of Clostridium scatologenes:
- a CDS encoding class I SAM-dependent methyltransferase — translation MDKNYTDINSKIISEWSEKGWKWGQPISHEIFEKARNNDWFVLLTPTKPVPKEWFGKMENAKVLGLASGGGQQMPIFTALGAKCTVLDYSEKQLLSEKEVAMRENYEIKLVRADMTKPLPFENEVFDLIFHPVSNCYIEDVIPVWKECYRVLKKGGILLAGLDNGINFIIDEKETEIIQKLPFNPLKDKELYKTSIKNDWGIQFSHTIEEQIGGQLQAGFLITDIYQDTNGEGRLHELNIPCFYATRAVKID, via the coding sequence ATGGATAAAAACTATACGGATATAAATTCTAAAATTATTAGTGAATGGTCTGAAAAAGGATGGAAATGGGGTCAACCAATTAGCCATGAGATCTTTGAAAAGGCTAGAAACAATGATTGGTTCGTGCTGCTAACACCAACTAAACCAGTACCTAAGGAATGGTTTGGTAAAATGGAAAATGCTAAAGTACTAGGACTAGCTTCTGGTGGTGGTCAACAAATGCCTATATTTACTGCATTAGGTGCAAAGTGTACAGTACTAGATTATTCAGAAAAGCAATTACTAAGTGAAAAAGAAGTAGCCATGAGAGAAAATTACGAAATTAAGTTAGTTAGAGCGGATATGACCAAGCCTCTTCCTTTTGAAAATGAAGTCTTTGACTTAATATTCCATCCAGTTTCTAATTGCTATATTGAGGATGTTATTCCTGTTTGGAAAGAATGTTATAGAGTGCTTAAAAAAGGGGGAATATTGCTTGCAGGATTAGATAATGGTATTAATTTTATTATTGATGAAAAAGAAACAGAGATAATTCAAAAACTGCCATTCAATCCTTTGAAAGATAAAGAATTGTATAAGACCTCAATAAAAAATGATTGGGGAATTCAATTTTCACATACCATTGAAGAGCAAATTGGTGGACAATTACAAGCAGGATTTTTGATCACAGATATATATCAGGACACAAATGGAGAAGGAAGACTTCATGAATTAAATATTCCTTGCTTCTATGCAACAAGAGCAGTTAAAATAGATTAA
- a CDS encoding DHH family phosphoesterase: MFKILDLINELKNEKKIFIQTHNFPDHDAVASAYGLSNLLIEFGIETHIIYKGEIQRDSLIRMIESLQINISKCENFDIQKDDKIIVVDGCKGNSNVEGLNGTEIAIIDHHDVNEPENIYYVDIRSNYGACSTIIYTYYKELGKTIPRNIATALIIGLNIDTAQLTRRVSLEDINAFHSLYIGSDTSFVNSILRNYIKVKDLNFYSFLLNNIKISSSIAFCYFKDGCNQNLLGILSDFVLSIEEIDFVILCAKNNGAINFSIRNERNEVNAASIIQKVLKGLGLGGGHADMAGGIIKDTSKFDEQKIYNLFINALEDTKK; this comes from the coding sequence ATGTTTAAAATTTTAGATTTAATCAATGAATTAAAAAATGAAAAAAAGATATTTATACAAACCCACAATTTTCCTGATCATGATGCAGTAGCATCAGCATATGGATTAAGTAATCTTCTTATAGAATTTGGGATAGAAACTCATATTATATATAAAGGTGAAATTCAAAGAGATTCACTTATTAGAATGATAGAAAGCCTTCAGATAAATATTAGCAAGTGTGAAAATTTTGATATACAAAAAGATGATAAAATAATTGTAGTAGATGGTTGTAAAGGAAATAGCAATGTTGAGGGTTTGAATGGTACTGAAATAGCGATAATAGATCACCATGATGTAAATGAGCCAGAAAACATTTATTATGTTGATATTAGAAGTAATTATGGAGCATGTTCAACTATTATCTATACATATTACAAAGAACTTGGAAAAACTATACCAAGAAATATAGCAACTGCACTTATTATTGGATTAAATATAGATACAGCCCAGCTTACAAGAAGGGTATCTTTAGAAGATATTAATGCTTTTCATTCTTTATATATTGGATCAGATACCTCTTTCGTTAATTCAATACTTAGGAATTACATTAAAGTGAAGGATCTAAATTTTTATAGTTTTTTGCTAAATAACATAAAAATTAGCTCATCCATTGCATTTTGCTATTTTAAGGATGGCTGTAATCAAAACTTACTTGGAATTCTTAGTGACTTTGTATTATCAATTGAGGAAATTGACTTTGTAATTTTATGTGCTAAAAATAATGGAGCAATAAACTTTTCCATAAGAAACGAAAGAAATGAAGTAAATGCTGCTTCTATTATTCAAAAAGTGTTAAAAGGTTTAGGGCTTGGTGGCGGACATGCAGACATGGCTGGAGGCATAATAAAAGATACTTCAAAATTTGATGAACAGAAAATTTATAATCTTTTCATCAATGCACTAGAGGATACTAAAAAGTAA
- a CDS encoding DNA-3-methyladenine glycosylase I: MIKRCAWVTEEKLYIKYHDKEWGVPVYDDRKLFEMLCLEGAQAGLSWWIILKKRENYKKAFDNFEAKKIVKYTEEKLNLLMEDKGIVRNRRKIESVVTNAKSFLEIQDKYGSFSNYIWKFVDNTPIINSWKSIGEVPASNELSDKMSKQLKKDGFKFVGTTICYSFMQAVGMVNDHTTECFCHP; the protein is encoded by the coding sequence ATGATTAAAAGATGTGCTTGGGTAACAGAAGAAAAATTATATATTAAGTATCACGATAAAGAGTGGGGAGTACCAGTATATGATGATAGGAAATTGTTTGAAATGCTGTGTTTAGAAGGAGCACAAGCAGGATTAAGTTGGTGGATTATTTTGAAAAAAAGAGAAAATTATAAAAAAGCCTTTGATAATTTTGAAGCAAAAAAAATTGTTAAATATACAGAGGAAAAATTGAATTTATTAATGGAAGATAAGGGTATTGTTCGAAATAGACGAAAAATTGAAAGTGTTGTTACTAATGCTAAATCATTTTTAGAAATTCAAGATAAGTATGGTTCGTTTTCTAATTATATATGGAAATTTGTAGATAATACACCTATCATTAATTCTTGGAAGAGTATAGGAGAAGTTCCTGCTTCAAATGAATTAAGTGACAAAATGAGCAAACAGTTAAAAAAAGATGGATTTAAATTTGTAGGTACTACAATCTGCTATTCTTTTATGCAAGCAGTAGGAATGGTAAACGATCATACAACAGAATGTTTTTGCCATCCTTAA
- a CDS encoding YciI family protein, producing the protein MKKGDKLFVRIDYKNSEREVTSKDFQDHVEYLKGVADERYFAGGGFANESGGMIIFEAKDFEEAKTIAEKDPIIQRGLFRVKIYEWDLLILSDKKYEQ; encoded by the coding sequence ATGAAAAAGGGTGATAAATTATTCGTAAGAATTGATTATAAGAACAGCGAAAGAGAAGTAACTTCAAAAGATTTTCAGGATCACGTAGAGTACTTAAAGGGTGTTGCTGACGAAAGGTATTTTGCTGGAGGAGGCTTTGCCAATGAATCAGGTGGTATGATTATATTTGAGGCTAAGGATTTTGAAGAAGCAAAAACAATTGCTGAAAAAGACCCAATAATTCAAAGAGGACTATTTAGAGTTAAAATATATGAATGGGATTTACTGATATTATCGGATAAAAAATATGAACAATAG
- a CDS encoding GNAT family N-acetyltransferase, whose product MIRVAAAYDILEIENIYNEILDYEEKTVSYTNWQKGFYPTVDYARSAIGNSTMFVGENEKGIYGCVVLNSIQPKEYGNISWGIKAEPSEIMVIHTLCIRPSESRKGKGKIMMDFIEKYAKEKGYKAIRLDTYEGNIPAGTLYPKLGYHYVGTTKFHFQNVIWENLKCFEKSL is encoded by the coding sequence ATGATTAGAGTTGCTGCGGCATATGATATTTTGGAAATAGAAAATATATATAATGAGATTTTAGATTATGAAGAAAAAACGGTATCTTATACTAATTGGCAAAAAGGGTTTTATCCAACAGTTGATTATGCTAGAAGTGCTATTGGCAATAGTACAATGTTTGTTGGAGAAAATGAAAAAGGAATATATGGCTGTGTAGTGCTTAATAGTATACAGCCAAAAGAATATGGCAATATTTCATGGGGCATAAAGGCAGAGCCAAGCGAAATTATGGTCATTCATACATTATGTATTCGACCTTCTGAAAGTAGAAAAGGCAAAGGAAAAATAATGATGGATTTTATCGAGAAATATGCCAAAGAAAAAGGATACAAAGCTATACGTCTTGATACTTATGAAGGAAATATTCCAGCTGGAACACTATATCCGAAGCTTGGATATCATTACGTAGGTACAACAAAATTTCATTTTCAAAATGTAATATGGGAAAATCTAAAATGTTTTGAAAAATCATTATAG
- a CDS encoding helix-turn-helix transcriptional regulator gives MVDFICNLKKYRQLKGLTQEELANKVGVRRETIMRLESAKYNPSLKLAIDISRAVDTPIEEIFIFD, from the coding sequence ATTGTGGATTTTATCTGTAATTTAAAGAAATATCGGCAATTGAAAGGACTTACACAGGAGGAATTAGCTAATAAAGTTGGGGTAAGACGAGAAACAATTATGCGATTAGAATCAGCAAAATATAACCCGTCTTTAAAATTGGCAATAGATATATCAAGAGCTGTTGATACACCTATTGAAGAAATATTTATTTTTGATTAG
- a CDS encoding CDP-alcohol phosphatidyltransferase family protein has protein sequence MKNIANLVTIIRILGTIAFVFIKPFSKLFFIIYFICGISDILDGIVARKMNLVSKNGQILDSIADFFMFIVLLFVFIINFRVPLLIIYWVVVITIIRFTSLFFGFMRYKELAFLHTYANKLTGIALFCFPFMYVGLGMYTSTILVCFIGSISALEELIINIISKKLSRDIKSIFSL, from the coding sequence GTGAAGAATATTGCCAATTTAGTTACAATAATAAGAATATTAGGGACAATAGCTTTCGTGTTTATAAAACCATTTTCAAAATTATTTTTTATCATATATTTTATATGCGGTATTAGTGATATTTTGGATGGAATAGTTGCACGAAAAATGAATTTAGTCAGTAAAAATGGGCAGATTCTTGATAGTATTGCAGACTTTTTTATGTTTATAGTTTTATTATTCGTGTTTATAATCAATTTTAGAGTTCCTTTACTAATCATATATTGGGTAGTTGTTATCACCATTATTCGTTTTACATCGTTGTTTTTTGGTTTTATGCGCTATAAAGAGTTAGCTTTTTTACACACTTATGCTAATAAATTAACAGGTATAGCCTTGTTTTGCTTTCCTTTTATGTATGTTGGATTAGGAATGTACACATCGACTATTTTAGTTTGTTTTATTGGAAGCATTTCGGCGCTGGAGGAATTGATTATTAACATTATTTCTAAAAAATTAAGTAGAGATATTAAGTCCATATTTTCATTGTAA
- a CDS encoding DUF3267 domain-containing protein, with translation MKYSKKIPSTDKELSSKLISEGWVKIKEPSNLGIATLLSIPFMFINGIVSMGIFYYLYPPFKELFFNQHEFSITFKINLFTLVYVAIIFMFMTIHEFIHAFFIPNVFKSDKTYWGINALCGFVYTTEKIKRNRFLIISIMPFILLSVILPFIISFLGWLNGFIIFLCLINAMGSCVDCLNICLVAIQVPRGSYIVNNGFETYFK, from the coding sequence ATGAAATATTCAAAAAAGATACCTTCTACGGATAAAGAACTAAGTAGTAAATTAATATCAGAGGGATGGGTGAAAATAAAAGAACCTTCTAATTTGGGAATAGCAACTTTACTATCAATACCTTTCATGTTTATAAATGGAATTGTTTCTATGGGAATTTTCTATTACTTATATCCACCATTTAAAGAACTTTTTTTCAATCAACATGAATTTAGTATTACTTTTAAAATAAATTTATTTACTCTTGTATATGTTGCTATAATTTTCATGTTTATGACTATACATGAATTTATACATGCCTTTTTTATACCTAATGTATTTAAATCAGATAAAACATATTGGGGAATAAATGCTCTTTGTGGATTTGTTTACACTACTGAAAAAATCAAAAGAAACAGATTTTTAATTATTTCTATTATGCCTTTCATTTTGCTATCAGTTATATTACCTTTCATTATAAGTTTTTTAGGATGGCTAAATGGATTCATAATATTTTTATGTTTAATAAATGCAATGGGTTCGTGTGTTGATTGTCTGAATATATGTTTAGTGGCAATTCAAGTTCCAAGAGGTTCATATATTGTTAATAATGGATTTGAAACATATTTTAAGTAA
- a CDS encoding methyltransferase domain-containing protein: MDFRKVFDRIPKEFDEWRTRYCDELFADVIEYSKLGCSKTVLEIGPGTGQATEPILKTGCSYLAIELGENLAEYTKKKFSSYDNFQIVNDDFETYDFGYNQFDLVYSAATIQWIPEKIGFKKVYDILKNNGTFAMMLTRTDEKSANEALYLKIQKVYAEYFRPETEYTCHLNYNNIKKYGFTNIEYFEYHKTRVLNSDEYVLWISTHATHITLKEPYKSKFYAGIKEAILSFGNNIKLYDTIVLYLAIKA; the protein is encoded by the coding sequence ATGGATTTTAGGAAAGTTTTTGACAGGATTCCTAAAGAGTTTGATGAATGGAGAACTCGATATTGCGATGAACTTTTCGCTGATGTTATAGAGTACTCAAAGCTAGGTTGCAGCAAAACAGTTCTTGAAATTGGTCCTGGAACGGGTCAGGCTACTGAACCAATATTGAAGACAGGATGTTCCTATTTAGCCATTGAACTAGGTGAAAATCTTGCTGAGTATACAAAGAAAAAATTTAGTTCATATGATAATTTTCAAATTGTAAATGATGATTTTGAAACATATGATTTTGGTTATAATCAATTTGATTTGGTTTATTCAGCAGCTACCATTCAATGGATACCAGAGAAAATTGGTTTCAAAAAAGTTTATGATATATTAAAAAATAATGGAACATTTGCAATGATGTTAACTCGAACAGATGAAAAAAGCGCTAATGAAGCCTTATATTTGAAGATACAGAAAGTATATGCTGAATATTTTCGTCCAGAAACAGAATATACATGCCATTTAAATTATAACAATATCAAAAAATATGGATTTACTAATATTGAATATTTTGAGTATCACAAAACAAGAGTACTTAATTCTGATGAGTATGTCTTGTGGATAAGTACTCATGCTACTCATATAACCCTAAAGGAGCCATATAAATCAAAATTTTACGCAGGTATTAAAGAGGCTATTTTAAGTTTTGGTAATAATATAAAGCTTTATGATACTATAGTTTTGTATTTGGCAATAAAAGCATAA
- a CDS encoding MEDS domain-containing protein produces MNSSCSDCSMYSKIEELRLMLNNLILEKNQELLNKEIITLSQSLDELVYKCIFCSENLNTVFKLNLRNIFGIHSTFYYYGYQHLFSSMYFYINEGINNDELIYISMEENLYNKLISFLKNNNVSIEHIKFRAVKGLIESSANGGLIGLRKEIKNISSEDEVKQYNGVRWIGQPTYAIQTTSQEAFLSWEVNLSEALKNTNISLICIYDAYDYINKREFINEIVIKKSLKTHTHILKSLALEKIC; encoded by the coding sequence ATGAATTCTTCGTGTAGTGATTGTAGTATGTATAGTAAAATAGAAGAATTGAGACTTATGCTTAATAATTTAATACTTGAAAAAAATCAAGAGTTACTTAATAAAGAAATTATTACATTAAGCCAATCTTTAGATGAATTAGTGTACAAGTGTATATTTTGTAGTGAAAATTTGAATACCGTTTTTAAATTGAATTTAAGAAATATATTTGGAATACATTCTACCTTTTATTATTATGGATATCAGCATCTTTTTAGCAGCATGTATTTTTATATAAATGAAGGAATTAATAATGATGAACTCATTTACATTTCTATGGAAGAAAATCTTTATAATAAGTTAATCAGTTTTCTAAAAAATAACAATGTTTCTATTGAACATATCAAATTTAGGGCTGTAAAAGGATTGATTGAAAGTAGTGCTAATGGTGGATTGATTGGATTAAGGAAAGAGATTAAAAATATTTCTTCAGAAGATGAAGTTAAGCAGTATAATGGAGTAAGGTGGATTGGGCAACCTACTTATGCTATTCAAACTACTTCACAAGAAGCATTTTTGAGTTGGGAGGTTAATTTGAGTGAAGCTTTAAAGAATACTAATATTTCTTTAATTTGCATATATGATGCTTATGATTATATAAATAAGAGAGAATTTATAAATGAAATAGTAATAAAGAAATCTTTAAAGACTCATACACATATTCTAAAAAGCCTAGCTTTAGAAAAAATATGTTAA
- a CDS encoding DUF4177 domain-containing protein has product MEDFNFKLNELGNEGWELVSCVPISGTSGETVEVTAVFKRKK; this is encoded by the coding sequence ATTGAGGATTTTAACTTTAAACTTAATGAACTTGGAAATGAAGGTTGGGAACTAGTATCTTGTGTGCCGATAAGTGGAACTAGTGGAGAAACAGTAGAAGTAACAGCTGTTTTTAAAAGAAAGAAATAG
- a CDS encoding site-2 protease family protein has product MENKNLIKKLNIKKILLNILMVSLIVLLLGFVINFKYSVGYLFVLIIHESGHYIMAKFLKLDVAFGGFTPFGAYIIHEDTKNCKENALIAMAGPLFGGILGLIYYIVYYVTGDYTFLALTFTSIILNLANLIPVSPLDGGQIVEAISPILCYMGFPFLIYLFISVNRLKSKLLLIFIMLAGIYQTYNFTVKHKTDSYYKLDKNSKIKFIIMYSILILFLAISAIYLYNLFDYKYIFKSISRFKT; this is encoded by the coding sequence ATGGAAAATAAAAATTTAATCAAGAAATTAAATATAAAAAAGATTCTATTAAATATTTTAATGGTTTCCTTAATAGTTTTATTGTTAGGATTTGTTATAAATTTTAAATATTCAGTGGGATATTTATTTGTGCTTATAATTCATGAATCAGGTCATTATATTATGGCAAAATTTTTAAAATTGGATGTTGCTTTTGGAGGTTTCACTCCTTTTGGGGCATATATAATTCATGAAGACACTAAAAATTGTAAAGAAAATGCACTCATTGCAATGGCAGGTCCGTTATTTGGAGGCATACTTGGACTTATTTACTATATAGTTTACTATGTTACAGGTGATTATACATTTTTAGCACTAACATTTACTTCAATAATATTAAATTTAGCAAACTTAATACCTGTAAGCCCTCTTGATGGTGGACAAATAGTTGAAGCAATATCCCCTATTCTATGCTACATGGGATTTCCATTTTTAATATATTTGTTTATATCTGTAAATAGATTAAAAAGTAAGCTATTATTGATTTTCATTATGTTAGCAGGTATTTATCAAACATATAATTTTACTGTAAAACATAAAACTGATTCTTATTACAAATTGGATAAAAATAGTAAAATAAAGTTTATAATTATGTATAGTATATTGATTTTGTTTTTAGCAATCAGTGCAATATACCTTTATAATCTATTTGATTATAAATATATATTTAAAAGTATTTCTAGATTTAAGACTTAA
- a CDS encoding DUF3796 domain-containing protein produces the protein MSKRKRGYWGFIGFMGFYALNYLTTHNILDLCYIAYFGFFGYFLTDKISVDIPDERYHENIKLATAFIGNIALFEMGIMFACGIFFSAIRENMIVFVSACFASLVIAYSIKFYTLEQR, from the coding sequence ATGTCTAAACGAAAAAGAGGATATTGGGGATTTATAGGATTCATGGGGTTCTATGCTTTAAACTATTTAACTACACATAATATTTTAGATCTTTGCTATATTGCATACTTTGGTTTTTTTGGATATTTTTTAACTGATAAAATTAGTGTTGATATTCCAGATGAGCGTTATCATGAAAATATTAAATTAGCCACAGCTTTTATAGGTAATATAGCTCTATTTGAAATGGGGATTATGTTCGCCTGTGGAATATTTTTCTCTGCTATCCGTGAAAATATGATAGTATTTGTTTCAGCTTGTTTTGCTTCATTAGTTATTGCATATTCTATAAAATTTTACACTTTAGAACAGAGATAA
- a CDS encoding CD3324 family protein, which translates to MKYINAVEVLPKSLIDEIQRYVSGKIVYIPQPEGIKNNWGSKTGAKEKIENRNRKIRFEKENGKTIDELMIKYHLSYDTIKKIVYVKK; encoded by the coding sequence ATGAAGTATATAAATGCTGTAGAAGTATTACCTAAAAGTCTAATTGATGAGATTCAAAGGTATGTTTCTGGGAAAATAGTGTATATTCCTCAACCAGAAGGCATAAAAAACAATTGGGGAAGTAAAACTGGTGCAAAAGAGAAAATCGAAAATAGAAACAGAAAAATTAGATTTGAAAAAGAAAACGGTAAAACTATTGATGAACTTATGATTAAATACCATCTTTCCTATGATACAATTAAAAAAATTGTATATGTAAAAAAATAG
- a CDS encoding pentapeptide repeat-containing protein, producing MYKLSQEEFKDILKNRKLKQRLVLREIELFDMDFTGWDLSNIDFSLSAFHRIRFDEANLQCSSVCNALFDECTLHNTDFRHANLECATLRYADMRGCNIEDANLYGSVLEYAKLEGIISNENTKWFRLRCPEKGAFLGYKKCFNNRLVQLLIPADAKRTSATLPSCRCSKAKVLTIKSFDYKESYKEAWSLVDDNFVYRVGEWVEVKDFNENRWMDSTTGIHFWLTREEAKNY from the coding sequence GTGTATAAATTATCACAAGAAGAATTTAAGGATATATTAAAAAATAGGAAATTAAAACAAAGACTTGTTTTAAGAGAGATAGAGCTTTTTGATATGGATTTTACAGGTTGGGATTTATCCAACATTGATTTCTCTTTGAGTGCATTCCATAGAATTAGGTTTGATGAGGCAAATTTACAGTGTAGTAGTGTTTGCAATGCATTGTTTGATGAATGTACTTTACATAACACAGATTTTCGACATGCAAATTTAGAATGTGCAACGCTTCGATATGCAGATATGCGGGGCTGCAATATTGAAGATGCAAATTTATATGGTTCAGTGCTTGAATATGCAAAATTAGAAGGTATTATTTCTAATGAAAATACAAAATGGTTTAGGCTGCGCTGCCCAGAAAAGGGAGCTTTTCTGGGATATAAGAAGTGTTTTAATAATCGTTTAGTACAGCTTCTTATACCAGCAGATGCAAAGCGTACTTCGGCTACATTACCTTCTTGCCGCTGTAGCAAAGCAAAAGTTCTTACAATCAAAAGTTTTGACTACAAAGAAAGTTATAAGGAAGCTTGGTCCTTGGTAGATGATAATTTTGTTTATCGTGTAGGTGAGTGGGTAGAAGTAAAGGATTTTAATGAGAACCGATGGATGGATTCCACTACAGGTATTCACTTTTGGCTGACAAGGGAGGAAGCGAAAAATTATTAG
- a CDS encoding helix-turn-helix transcriptional regulator encodes MRNNIKELRKLKNIRQEDLANLVGVTRQTINAIENNKYDPTLELSMKLAKIFDKHVDEIFTLDI; translated from the coding sequence ATGAGGAATAATATCAAAGAATTACGAAAATTAAAAAATATAAGACAAGAGGATCTTGCTAACTTAGTTGGTGTAACGAGACAAACAATTAATGCAATAGAGAACAATAAATATGACCCGACACTTGAGCTTTCTATGAAGCTTGCAAAAATTTTTGATAAACATGTTGATGAAATTTTTACTTTGGATATCTAA
- a CDS encoding VOC family protein, with protein MIQSVVHIALVVEDYDEAIEFYTKKLHFTLVEDTYQPEQEKRWVVVSPPGSNGTTILLARASKPEQKPFIGNQAGGRVFLFLGTDDFWRDYNEMIAIGIEFVREPKEQDYGIVAVFKDLYGNLWDLVQFNENHPMFKRVK; from the coding sequence ATGATTCAATCAGTTGTACATATTGCTTTAGTAGTAGAAGATTATGATGAAGCAATCGAGTTTTACACAAAGAAACTTCATTTTACATTAGTAGAAGATACATATCAACCTGAGCAAGAAAAAAGATGGGTGGTAGTATCTCCACCGGGTTCAAATGGAACGACAATATTACTTGCAAGAGCATCTAAGCCGGAGCAAAAGCCATTCATAGGAAATCAAGCAGGAGGAAGAGTTTTTCTTTTCTTAGGTACTGATGATTTTTGGCGTGATTATAATGAAATGATAGCAATAGGAATAGAATTTGTTAGAGAACCTAAAGAACAGGATTATGGGATAGTTGCAGTATTTAAAGATTTATATGGAAACCTGTGGGATTTGGTTCAATTCAATGAAAACCATCCAATGTTTAAAAGAGTTAAATAA
- a CDS encoding N-acetyltransferase yields MIKDFNLNKLDSIMEIWLETNIEAHDFIQKEYWINNYDLVKQMLPLADIYIFEENNVIKGFIGITEGNYIAGLFVKKEYQREGIGRNLIDYCKCKYPFLKLDVFMKNKNAVNFYYKNGFKVLDEHLNEETSEIEYTMLFNNK; encoded by the coding sequence ATGATTAAAGATTTTAATTTAAATAAATTAGATTCAATAATGGAAATTTGGCTTGAGACTAATATAGAGGCACATGATTTTATACAAAAGGAATATTGGATTAATAATTATGATTTGGTTAAGCAAATGCTGCCTTTAGCTGATATTTATATATTTGAAGAAAATAATGTTATAAAAGGCTTCATAGGAATTACAGAAGGAAATTATATAGCAGGACTTTTTGTAAAAAAGGAATATCAAAGAGAAGGTATAGGTAGAAATTTAATAGATTATTGTAAGTGTAAATATCCGTTTCTTAAATTAGATGTGTTTATGAAAAATAAAAATGCAGTGAATTTTTATTATAAAAATGGTTTTAAAGTTTTGGATGAACATCTTAATGAAGAAACAAGCGAGATAGAATATACTATGTTATTTAATAATAAATAA
- a CDS encoding SufBD protein, with protein sequence MYNVTELIEILSSKDNKVAYQALQVLQTESEKSNDIYKFFDRFVEMIENENSYIRNRGISLISVNAKWDTENKIDKIIDGYLKHILDEKPITARQCIKALPNIAKNKSNLVECIREALMKADISTYDDSMRTLLYKDISSSLKKIK encoded by the coding sequence GTGTATAATGTCACAGAATTAATTGAAATATTAAGTTCTAAAGACAATAAAGTTGCATACCAAGCATTACAGGTGCTACAAACTGAAAGTGAAAAATCTAATGATATTTATAAATTTTTTGATAGGTTTGTTGAAATGATTGAAAACGAGAATTCATATATAAGAAACAGAGGAATTTCTCTAATATCTGTCAATGCTAAATGGGACACAGAAAACAAAATTGACAAAATTATAGATGGTTATTTAAAACATATCTTGGATGAAAAGCCAATTACAGCTAGGCAATGCATTAAGGCATTGCCCAATATTGCAAAAAATAAATCAAATTTAGTTGAATGTATTCGAGAGGCATTAATGAAAGCAGATATATCAACATATGATGATAGTATGCGGACATTATTATATAAAGATATTTCATCTTCATTAAAGAAAATTAAATGA
- a CDS encoding VOC family protein produces the protein MRIEHVAMYVNDLEKTKDFFISYLNAKSNDGYYNKNTGFRSYFLTFEDGARLEIMNKPNMEDIDKTLTRTGLIHVAFSVGSKEKVDKLTENLKKDGYKVISGPRTTGDGYYESCIIGIEGNQIEITV, from the coding sequence ATGAGAATTGAACATGTTGCAATGTATGTAAATGACCTAGAAAAGACAAAAGATTTCTTTATTTCTTACTTAAATGCAAAGTCAAATGATGGATACTACAATAAGAATACTGGCTTTAGATCTTATTTTTTAACATTTGAGGATGGAGCACGTTTAGAAATTATGAATAAACCTAATATGGAAGATATAGATAAAACTTTGACACGCACAGGTCTTATCCATGTTGCTTTTAGTGTTGGAAGTAAAGAGAAGGTTGATAAACTCACAGAAAACCTTAAAAAAGATGGATATAAAGTGATTAGTGGACCAAGAACTACTGGTGACGGATATTACGAAAGCTGCATAATTGGTATAGAGGGAAATCAAATTGAGATAACAGTGTAA